The Flavobacterium commune genome contains a region encoding:
- a CDS encoding single-stranded DNA-binding protein — MNALRNKVQLIGHLGNEPEIKNFDGGKKLANFTLATNEIYKNDKGEKVEETQWHRLIAWGKTAEIIEKYVTKGREIAIEGKLTHRTYEDKNGEKRYVTEVVVSDLLLLGKP; from the coding sequence ATGAATGCATTAAGAAACAAAGTACAGTTGATAGGTCATTTAGGAAATGAACCTGAAATCAAAAATTTTGACGGAGGTAAAAAGTTAGCCAATTTTACATTGGCAACTAACGAAATTTACAAAAACGATAAAGGAGAAAAAGTTGAGGAGACCCAATGGCATCGATTAATTGCCTGGGGAAAAACTGCCGAAATTATCGAAAAATACGTTACTAAAGGACGAGAAATTGCCATAGAAGGCAAATTGACTCATCGTACTTATGAAGATAAAAACGGCGAAAAACGTTATGTGACCGAAGTGGTGGTTTCTGATTTACTCTTATTAGGAAAACCATAA
- a CDS encoding carbon-nitrogen hydrolase family protein, which produces MQAEINKVELRNLKIQDYKELKNSMIESYPEMVDDYWREADIKKLLKIFPEGQLVILVDDIVVGAALSLIVHEDLVDQNHDYAKITGNYTFSTHTAKGEILYGIDVFVVPKYRGLRLGRRLYDARKEICEQLNLKSIVFAGRIPNYANYAHEINPKTYIDKVKRKEIHDPVLSFQLSNDFHVMRVMKNYLEGDRKSKEFAVLLEWNNIYYIESPTIINTEKTVIRLGLIQWQMRPLKNLEALFEQSEFFIDAVSGYGSDFAVFPELFIAPLMADYNHLSEADAIRELAKYAEPIRKRFQELAISYNINIISGSMPNLVDGVLYNSGFLCKRDGTYETYTKIHITPNEVFHWGITGGNTIQTFDTDCGKIGIMICYDVEFPELSRLMADEGMNILFVPFLTDTQNGYTRVKHCAQARAIENECYVAIAGCVGNLPKVNNMDIQYAQTAVFTPADFAFPSNGIKAETTPNTEMTLIVDVDLDLLKELHEHGSVKILKDRRHDLYRIKKLKN; this is translated from the coding sequence ATGCAAGCAGAAATCAACAAAGTCGAACTACGAAATCTGAAAATTCAAGACTACAAAGAATTGAAAAATTCGATGATTGAATCTTATCCGGAAATGGTTGACGATTATTGGAGAGAAGCCGATATTAAAAAATTACTCAAAATATTTCCCGAAGGTCAGCTGGTTATTTTAGTTGATGACATTGTAGTTGGTGCCGCATTATCCCTAATTGTACACGAAGATTTAGTGGATCAAAACCACGATTATGCTAAAATTACAGGCAACTATACCTTTTCTACCCATACTGCTAAAGGTGAGATTTTGTATGGTATTGATGTTTTTGTAGTACCAAAATACCGTGGATTACGTTTAGGACGCCGTTTGTACGATGCCCGAAAAGAAATTTGCGAACAACTAAATCTAAAATCCATTGTATTTGCAGGCAGAATTCCGAATTACGCCAACTATGCACATGAAATCAATCCCAAAACTTATATTGACAAAGTAAAAAGAAAAGAGATTCATGATCCCGTACTGTCTTTTCAATTAAGTAATGATTTTCACGTAATGCGGGTGATGAAAAACTATCTGGAAGGCGATAGAAAATCTAAAGAATTTGCTGTTTTATTAGAATGGAATAACATCTATTACATTGAAAGTCCTACAATTATTAATACCGAAAAAACAGTCATCCGATTGGGGTTGATTCAATGGCAGATGCGTCCTTTGAAAAATCTGGAAGCGTTGTTTGAACAATCTGAATTTTTTATTGATGCTGTTTCGGGTTATGGCAGCGATTTTGCTGTTTTCCCCGAATTGTTTATTGCGCCTTTAATGGCCGATTACAATCATTTGTCTGAAGCCGATGCCATTCGGGAACTGGCTAAATACGCCGAACCTATAAGGAAACGTTTTCAGGAATTAGCCATTTCATATAATATCAATATTATTAGCGGAAGCATGCCTAATTTAGTTGACGGAGTCCTCTATAATAGTGGTTTTTTATGCAAAAGAGACGGTACTTATGAAACCTACACCAAAATCCACATTACCCCAAACGAGGTTTTTCACTGGGGAATAACAGGCGGAAATACCATTCAGACTTTTGACACCGATTGCGGAAAAATAGGAATTATGATTTGTTATGATGTGGAATTCCCCGAACTTTCCCGATTAATGGCCGATGAAGGCATGAACATTCTCTTTGTTCCTTTCCTGACCGATACTCAAAACGGCTACACTCGGGTAAAACATTGTGCCCAGGCCAGAGCCATAGAAAACGAATGTTATGTGGCCATTGCAGGCTGTGTAGGCAACTTGCCAAAAGTAAACAACATGGACATTCAATATGCACAAACCGCTGTATTTACACCCGCCGATTTTGCTTTCCCAAGCAATGGAATCAAAGCCGAAACAACACCAAATACCGAAATGACGCTAATTGTAGATGTCGATTTAGATCTTTTAAAAGAATTACATGAACACGGAAGTGTAAAAATCTTAAAAGACCGTCGTCATGATTTATATCGAATTAAAAAACTAAAAAATTAA
- a CDS encoding YfiT family bacillithiol transferase, producing the protein MEHQLHDIESLRFPIGEFQKPNSITPDYLDTWIETIENFPSKINELTKNLSVNELNWIYRPNGWKIKQVVHHCADSHINSFVRFKLALTEEKPIIKPYEEDRWAELIDGVSDDLTASLQIIKGVHARWVLLLKSFSEKELKRQFIHPATHKTSCLEEVIGVYAWHCNHHLAHIEQALFYKGQF; encoded by the coding sequence ATGGAGCATCAATTGCATGATATAGAAAGCTTACGATTTCCAATAGGAGAATTTCAAAAACCTAATTCTATAACCCCAGATTACTTAGATACATGGATTGAAACTATTGAAAATTTTCCTTCCAAAATAAATGAACTGACCAAAAACCTTTCGGTAAACGAATTAAATTGGATTTATAGACCCAACGGCTGGAAAATAAAACAAGTAGTACACCATTGTGCCGATAGTCATATCAATAGTTTTGTCCGTTTTAAATTGGCATTAACTGAAGAAAAACCAATCATTAAACCGTATGAAGAGGATCGATGGGCAGAACTCATTGATGGCGTTTCTGATGACTTAACGGCTTCCCTTCAAATAATCAAAGGAGTACATGCCCGATGGGTTTTGCTATTAAAATCATTTAGCGAAAAAGAATTAAAAAGACAATTTATCCATCCGGCAACCCATAAAACCTCATGTTTAGAAGAAGTTATTGGCGTGTATGCCTGGCATTGTAATCATCATTTAGCACATATTGAACAAGCCTTGTTTTACAAGGGACAATTTTAA
- a CDS encoding M20/M25/M40 family metallo-hydrolase: MKKDLTSIIYTLFFIAVLSFIYLSIMPRWTFTNEEALTEFSTKRALTHVKNISQKPHYVGSENHNQVANYLQTELTKLGLKPSIQQGFTLTDWGNLVKSKNIIARIEGSKNTKALLLLSHYDSAPHSASPGASDDAAGIATILEGVRTFLHNKTPHQNDIIILFTDAEELGLNGAALFATQHQWAKDVGLVLNFEARGSSGPSYMLMETNNGNAGMVQNFAAANPTFPVSNSLMYSIYKMLPNDTDLTIFREQSNIQGFNFAFIDGHYNYHTAQDDYNHLDPNSLTHQGSYLMPLLNHFSNSNLNTTKSVEDYVYFSIPFSFISYPFSWVIPMLIIAFGLFFFFIFLGIAKRILTIQKILQGFVPLLGSLFSAALITFLGWKALLQIYPQYNDLLNGFTYNGHAYIAAFVLLSIAISFAFYHFFTPNKITANHFVAPLFIWLLINTGIAFSLQGAGFLIIPVYFGIFMFGFYILTQKYSPVFNLIFSIPALLIIAPFIQMFPIGLGLKILFGSAILTVLSFGLLLPTLGNYVQKGTWSILFLLASIGFFAKAHSNADYEKGKAKSNSLVYLYDADTNQAQWLTYDKNLDSWTKSYLGEDPKTPKGISDIPLFSKYDSQFTFAAQAPLQRIPQPTIEFLTDSIADNLRYLKIRISPNRKVNRYDIFANEKMDIYNIKTNGVSHLQQNGKIFKREGKKLLSYYVVDNEPLLLEFNINAATVFDMKLLESSFDLMQNPLFNIRKRADWMMPTPFVLNDAVAIKKTIKPSPGIIQEAVKVTEQKSIIPNPTETVTPPVDSTKIE, encoded by the coding sequence ATGAAAAAAGACCTAACCTCGATAATCTATACCCTTTTTTTTATAGCTGTTCTCAGTTTTATTTATCTCAGTATAATGCCCCGATGGACTTTTACTAACGAAGAAGCACTAACGGAATTTTCGACCAAAAGAGCCTTAACTCATGTAAAAAATATTAGCCAAAAACCTCACTATGTAGGCTCAGAAAATCACAATCAGGTTGCCAATTATCTGCAAACCGAACTGACTAAATTAGGCTTAAAACCAAGTATTCAGCAAGGATTTACCCTAACCGATTGGGGAAATTTAGTAAAATCCAAAAACATAATCGCCCGGATTGAAGGAAGTAAAAACACTAAAGCTTTGCTATTATTGTCGCATTATGACAGTGCTCCACATTCGGCATCACCCGGCGCAAGTGACGATGCTGCCGGAATTGCAACCATACTGGAGGGAGTTCGTACTTTTTTACACAATAAAACACCACATCAAAACGACATCATTATTCTGTTTACCGATGCCGAAGAATTAGGACTCAACGGTGCTGCACTTTTTGCAACCCAACACCAATGGGCAAAAGACGTGGGTTTAGTACTTAACTTTGAAGCACGTGGAAGCTCCGGACCTAGTTATATGTTGATGGAAACCAACAATGGAAATGCTGGAATGGTTCAAAATTTCGCTGCTGCAAATCCTACTTTTCCGGTATCCAATTCGCTAATGTACAGCATATACAAAATGCTGCCTAACGATACTGATTTGACTATTTTCAGAGAACAAAGCAATATTCAGGGATTTAATTTTGCTTTTATCGATGGACATTACAACTACCACACCGCCCAGGACGACTACAATCATTTAGACCCCAATTCGCTAACTCATCAAGGTTCTTACCTGATGCCTTTACTGAATCACTTCTCTAATTCTAATTTGAATACCACTAAATCCGTTGAAGATTATGTTTATTTTTCGATTCCTTTTAGTTTTATCAGTTATCCTTTTAGTTGGGTAATTCCAATGCTAATCATCGCTTTTGGTCTTTTCTTTTTCTTTATTTTCTTAGGAATTGCCAAAAGAATTCTAACCATCCAAAAAATACTTCAGGGATTTGTTCCGTTATTGGGTTCGCTGTTTTCAGCAGCATTAATTACATTTCTAGGTTGGAAGGCATTATTACAAATCTATCCGCAATACAACGATTTACTAAATGGCTTCACTTACAACGGACACGCTTACATTGCCGCTTTTGTCTTATTGAGTATTGCCATCAGTTTTGCGTTTTATCACTTCTTTACTCCCAATAAAATCACAGCCAATCATTTTGTAGCACCATTATTCATTTGGCTACTTATCAATACCGGCATTGCTTTTAGTTTACAAGGAGCAGGATTTTTAATTATTCCGGTTTATTTTGGCATTTTTATGTTTGGTTTTTATATTCTCACGCAAAAATACAGCCCTGTTTTCAACCTCATTTTTAGTATTCCTGCCTTATTGATTATTGCTCCTTTTATCCAAATGTTCCCAATAGGATTAGGACTTAAAATACTATTTGGTAGTGCTATTTTAACTGTCTTATCCTTTGGATTACTCTTGCCTACTTTAGGCAATTATGTCCAAAAGGGAACCTGGTCTATCCTTTTCTTACTGGCTTCCATTGGCTTTTTTGCCAAAGCACATTCCAATGCTGATTACGAAAAAGGAAAAGCAAAATCCAACAGTCTGGTTTATCTTTATGATGCCGATACCAACCAAGCGCAATGGTTAACTTATGATAAAAATCTGGATTCCTGGACCAAAAGCTACTTGGGTGAAGACCCAAAAACCCCCAAAGGCATCAGTGATATTCCGCTTTTCAGCAAATACGATTCGCAATTTACCTTTGCAGCTCAGGCACCATTACAAAGGATTCCCCAACCTACCATCGAATTTCTAACCGATAGTATTGCTGATAATCTACGCTATTTAAAAATTCGTATTTCGCCTAATCGAAAAGTCAATCGTTACGATATTTTTGCCAATGAAAAAATGGATATTTACAATATCAAGACAAATGGTGTTTCGCATTTACAACAAAACGGAAAAATATTCAAAAGAGAAGGAAAAAAATTACTCAGCTATTATGTAGTCGATAATGAACCGCTACTTTTGGAATTTAACATCAATGCAGCTACTGTATTTGACATGAAACTACTGGAAAGTTCCTTTGATTTAATGCAAAATCCATTATTCAATATCCGCAAAAGAGCCGACTGGATGATGCCAACCCCATTTGTACTTAATGATGCCGTGGCAATTAAAAAAACCATTAAACCAAGTCCCGGAATCATTCAGGAAGCTGTAAAGGTTACTGAGCAAAAATCAATAATTCCAAATCCCACTGAAACGGTTACTCCTCCGGTCGATAGTACAAAAATTGAATAA
- a CDS encoding MBL fold metallo-hydrolase, with protein sequence MNLYPIETGNFKLDGGAMFGVVPKTIWNKTNPADANNLIDIAARCLLIEDGNRLILIDTGMGNKQSEKFFGYYSLWGTHSMDQSLAQFGFHRDDITDVFLTHLHFDHCGGAVQWNKDKTGYEPAFKNAKFWTNENHWKWATEPNSREKASFLSENILPMQESGQLNFIKRNETDFLEKSELDFGIFFVDGHTEKQMIPYIQYKGKTIVFCADLLPTAGHIPIPYVMGYDTRPLLTMDEKTKFMNAAADNNYYLFMEHDAHNPIITVQHTEKGVRISEVFSCEDILKSNIL encoded by the coding sequence ATGAATCTTTATCCCATAGAAACAGGAAATTTTAAATTAGACGGAGGCGCTATGTTTGGCGTAGTTCCTAAAACTATTTGGAACAAAACCAATCCTGCTGATGCCAATAATTTAATTGATATTGCTGCCCGTTGTTTATTAATCGAAGACGGAAATCGTCTGATTTTGATTGATACCGGAATGGGGAATAAGCAATCGGAGAAGTTTTTTGGGTATTATTCACTTTGGGGAACACATTCTATGGATCAATCGTTGGCGCAATTTGGTTTCCATCGCGATGATATTACCGATGTGTTTTTGACCCATCTGCATTTTGATCATTGTGGAGGTGCTGTCCAATGGAATAAAGATAAAACAGGTTACGAACCCGCTTTTAAAAACGCTAAATTTTGGACAAACGAAAATCATTGGAAATGGGCAACCGAACCCAATTCCCGTGAAAAAGCGTCTTTTCTGTCCGAAAATATTTTGCCAATGCAGGAAAGCGGTCAGCTCAATTTCATCAAAAGAAATGAAACCGATTTTTTGGAAAAATCCGAATTGGATTTTGGAATTTTCTTTGTCGATGGACATACCGAAAAACAGATGATTCCGTATATTCAATACAAGGGAAAAACCATCGTTTTTTGTGCCGATTTATTACCAACAGCAGGGCATATTCCTATTCCGTATGTGATGGGATACGATACCAGACCACTTTTGACAATGGATGAAAAAACAAAATTCATGAATGCCGCCGCTGATAATAATTACTATTTGTTTATGGAACATGATGCCCATAATCCAATAATCACTGTGCAACATACCGAAAAAGGAGTGCGAATCAGTGAAGTTTTTTCTTGTGAGGATATTTTAAAAAGTAATATTTTATAG
- a CDS encoding M48 family metallopeptidase yields the protein MNNTTTAVFYDGNSSVPQQIVLSLNSFNRTLEFQLANGSTCKWLIQEVTFDKRATGLHLEHGLDVLQHIKIKDAHFIDLIQNFRKANGHIGWYQKLIDLGFATHFGIAVVIMALIGLCYVYIIPWAAEQSVSLIPEEYDNELGTSAWAGNQYFMDVDSEKTKLLNDFAKELKLQNTKKLKFTVVNSNEINAFALPDGSIVVFTGILKEMKNYDELVGLLGHEASHVNNRHSMKMLCRSLSGYLFISVILGDANGIMATIGDNVNSLQSLSFSREFEHQADADGFKILLENKVNPKGMSNLFKRLQQQSYAIPEFLSSHPVTENRIDFIDKMIKDKKFQTVAHPQLERLFVQLKQ from the coding sequence ATGAACAATACAACAACTGCTGTTTTTTATGACGGAAATTCGTCTGTTCCACAACAGATAGTATTGTCATTGAACAGTTTTAACAGAACCTTAGAATTTCAATTAGCCAATGGTTCAACTTGCAAATGGCTTATTCAGGAAGTAACTTTTGATAAGCGAGCGACAGGATTGCATTTAGAACACGGATTGGATGTTTTACAGCATATCAAAATCAAAGATGCCCATTTTATTGATTTAATTCAAAATTTTAGAAAAGCAAATGGACATATTGGCTGGTATCAAAAATTGATTGATTTAGGATTTGCTACCCATTTTGGGATAGCTGTGGTTATTATGGCGCTTATTGGTTTGTGTTATGTGTATATTATTCCCTGGGCGGCAGAACAATCGGTGAGTTTAATTCCTGAAGAGTATGATAACGAATTAGGTACTTCGGCCTGGGCAGGAAATCAATATTTTATGGATGTTGATTCTGAGAAAACAAAATTACTGAATGATTTTGCAAAGGAATTGAAACTTCAAAACACCAAAAAGCTCAAATTTACGGTTGTAAACTCAAATGAAATTAATGCTTTTGCCTTACCCGATGGAAGTATTGTAGTTTTTACTGGTATTCTTAAAGAAATGAAAAATTACGATGAACTCGTGGGCTTATTAGGTCATGAAGCTTCTCATGTGAATAACCGTCATTCAATGAAAATGCTTTGTCGCAGTTTATCAGGTTATTTGTTTATTTCGGTAATTTTAGGAGATGCTAACGGAATTATGGCAACCATAGGCGACAATGTAAACAGTTTGCAATCCTTATCTTTTTCAAGAGAATTTGAACATCAGGCCGATGCAGATGGTTTTAAAATATTGTTGGAAAACAAAGTCAATCCTAAGGGAATGTCTAATTTATTCAAGCGATTACAACAACAATCGTATGCCATTCCGGAATTTTTGAGTTCGCATCCGGTGACCGAAAACCGAATAGATTTTATTGATAAAATGATTAAAGACAAAAAATTTCAAACAGTAGCGCATCCGCAACTAGAACGTTTGTTTGTTCAATTAAAGCAATAA
- a CDS encoding YjgN family protein produces MEESLEKRVEYSLNYNGKGSDFFGIIMVNWLLTVITLGFYYPWAKAKQLQYIYNSTSLNEDSFAFHGTGKEMFKGFLKAILIFSILYGVLIFCVLQQMPGTGVLIFYIGLVAILPIAIHGSYRYRMSRSSWRGIRFGYRGDRKEFTLLFFKWIFFTIITLGVYGPWMAMNMRNYLLGNVRFGDVEFQYDGDGGEYFALNIKGYLLTIVTLGVYSFWWQKELFEYYVNNLSLKRGDAKIYLNSKATAGGFFQLIVTNILLLVFTLGLGYAWVATRTIKFILENIEAEGNINLDALTQTEENYKDATGEDLSDFLNLDTIM; encoded by the coding sequence ATGGAAGAATCTTTAGAAAAAAGAGTGGAATACTCGTTAAATTACAATGGTAAAGGGAGTGATTTCTTTGGAATTATAATGGTAAATTGGTTGTTAACCGTAATAACTTTAGGGTTTTATTATCCTTGGGCAAAAGCCAAACAACTGCAATATATTTATAATTCAACTTCTCTCAATGAGGATTCATTTGCTTTTCATGGTACAGGAAAAGAAATGTTTAAGGGGTTTTTAAAAGCAATTTTGATATTTTCGATATTGTATGGAGTGCTTATTTTTTGTGTTCTTCAACAAATGCCGGGAACAGGGGTGTTAATATTTTATATAGGTTTAGTAGCTATTTTACCTATCGCAATTCACGGTTCGTATCGTTATAGAATGTCCCGTAGTTCATGGAGAGGTATTCGTTTTGGGTATAGAGGAGACAGAAAAGAATTTACATTGTTATTTTTTAAATGGATTTTCTTTACTATTATAACCTTAGGAGTTTATGGGCCATGGATGGCTATGAATATGCGAAACTATTTATTGGGAAATGTTCGTTTTGGCGATGTTGAATTTCAATATGATGGCGATGGCGGAGAGTATTTTGCACTTAACATTAAAGGTTATTTATTAACGATTGTTACTTTGGGTGTTTATTCTTTTTGGTGGCAAAAAGAGTTGTTTGAATACTATGTAAATAATTTAAGTTTAAAAAGAGGCGATGCTAAAATTTATCTTAATTCTAAAGCAACAGCGGGTGGATTTTTCCAATTGATTGTAACTAATATTTTGTTGTTAGTCTTTACTTTAGGCTTAGGTTACGCCTGGGTAGCAACCCGAACTATAAAATTTATTCTTGAAAATATTGAAGCCGAAGGAAATATTAATTTAGATGCCTTAACGCAAACCGAAGAAAATTATAAAGATGCTACTGGCGAAGATTTAAGCGATTTCCTGAATCTGGATACCATAATGTAA
- a CDS encoding HesB/IscA family protein: MIKVSDTAKKKIIDLMTEDGFDAATDYVRVGVKSGGCSGLSYDLKFDKNKGEDDKIFIDNDITIAVEKKSFLYLAGTILEFSGGLNGKGFVFNNPNATRTCGCGESFSL, translated from the coding sequence ATGATAAAGGTTTCTGATACTGCCAAAAAGAAAATCATCGACTTGATGACAGAAGATGGTTTTGATGCCGCCACAGATTATGTAAGAGTAGGTGTTAAAAGCGGCGGATGCTCGGGCTTATCCTATGATTTAAAGTTCGACAAAAACAAAGGTGAAGATGATAAGATTTTCATAGACAATGATATAACTATTGCTGTAGAAAAAAAATCTTTCTTATATCTGGCTGGAACTATTCTTGAGTTTTCAGGTGGATTAAACGGAAAAGGATTTGTTTTCAACAACCCAAATGCTACCAGAACTTGTGGATGCGGAGAAAGTTTTTCTCTTTAA
- the sufB gene encoding Fe-S cluster assembly protein SufB, whose translation MSKYTEDDLKIELENKEYEYGFYTELESETFPIGLNEDIVRAISQKKDEPQWMTDWRIEAFRAWEEMIEPEWANVKYQKPDFQAISYYSAPKKADPNKTLDDVDPELLEMYKKLGISIDEQKKLNNVAMDIVVDSVSVATTFKKTLGEKGIIFMSISEAIKEHPELVRKYLGTVVPQRDNFYAALNSAVFSDGSFCYIPKGVKCPMELSTYFRINQAGTGQFERTLLIADEGSYVSYLEGCTAPTRDENQLHAAVVELIALDDAEIKYSTVQNWYPGNKEGKGGVFNFVTKRGFCETNAKISWTQVETGSAITWKYPSVILKGDNSIGEFYSIAVTNNFQQADTGTKMIHLGKNTKSTIISKGISAGKSQNSYRGLVQISPRADNARNFSQCDSLLMGNNCGAHTFPYIESKNPSAKIEHEATTSKIGEDQVFYCNQRGIPTEKAIALIVNGFSKDVLNKLPMEFAVEAQKLLEISLEGSVG comes from the coding sequence ATGAGTAAATATACAGAAGACGATTTAAAAATCGAACTCGAAAACAAAGAATACGAATACGGATTTTACACCGAATTAGAATCGGAGACGTTTCCTATTGGGTTAAATGAAGACATTGTTCGTGCCATCTCACAGAAAAAAGACGAACCACAATGGATGACCGATTGGCGAATCGAAGCTTTCAGGGCATGGGAGGAGATGATTGAGCCAGAATGGGCAAACGTTAAATATCAAAAACCGGACTTTCAAGCCATATCTTATTACTCAGCTCCAAAAAAAGCAGACCCAAACAAAACCCTAGATGATGTAGATCCAGAATTACTGGAGATGTACAAAAAGCTGGGTATCTCTATTGATGAGCAAAAAAAATTGAATAATGTAGCCATGGATATCGTAGTTGACTCGGTTTCGGTAGCTACAACATTCAAGAAAACATTAGGCGAAAAAGGAATAATCTTTATGAGTATTTCTGAAGCCATCAAAGAACATCCTGAATTAGTTCGTAAATATTTAGGAACTGTTGTCCCGCAAAGAGACAACTTTTATGCAGCGTTGAATTCAGCTGTTTTCTCAGATGGTTCTTTCTGTTATATTCCAAAAGGCGTAAAATGTCCAATGGAACTTTCTACCTATTTCCGTATCAATCAGGCGGGAACAGGACAATTCGAAAGAACACTGTTAATTGCTGACGAAGGAAGCTATGTTTCTTACTTAGAAGGATGTACAGCTCCAACCCGCGACGAGAATCAATTACACGCTGCTGTGGTAGAATTAATTGCCTTGGACGATGCCGAAATTAAATATTCTACCGTGCAAAACTGGTACCCTGGAAATAAAGAAGGTAAAGGTGGAGTTTTCAATTTTGTGACCAAAAGAGGATTTTGCGAAACTAACGCTAAAATTTCCTGGACACAGGTTGAAACAGGATCTGCGATAACCTGGAAATATCCTTCTGTTATTTTAAAAGGAGACAACTCAATAGGTGAATTCTATTCGATTGCTGTTACTAATAATTTCCAACAAGCCGATACAGGAACTAAAATGATTCATTTGGGTAAAAACACTAAATCGACCATTATTTCTAAAGGTATTTCGGCCGGAAAATCGCAAAACAGTTATAGAGGATTGGTGCAAATTAGCCCAAGAGCTGATAACGCCCGTAACTTCTCTCAATGTGACTCATTATTAATGGGTAACAATTGTGGAGCACATACTTTCCCTTATATCGAAAGTAAAAATCCATCTGCTAAAATAGAACACGAAGCAACCACATCTAAAATTGGTGAAGACCAGGTTTTCTATTGCAACCAACGTGGAATACCTACAGAAAAAGCCATTGCCTTAATCGTAAACGGTTTCAGTAAAGACGTATTAAACAAGTTGCCGATGGAGTTTGCCGTAGAAGCACAAAAATTATTAGAAATTTCATTAGAAGGATCAGTAGGATAA
- the sufC gene encoding Fe-S cluster assembly ATPase SufC, giving the protein MLSIKNLHASIGDKEILKGIDLEVKAGEIHAIMGPNGAGKSTLSAIIAGNENYEVTEGEILLENEDISELAPEERAHKGVFLSFQYPVEIPGVSVTNFMKTAINETRKANGQEEMPANEMLKVIREKSELLEIDRKFLSRSLNEGFSGGEKKRNEIFQMAMLEPKLAILDETDSGLDIDALRIVANGVNKLKSDKNAIIVITHYQRLLDYIVPDFVHVLYNGKIVKSGGADLAHELEEKGYDWIKAEN; this is encoded by the coding sequence ATGTTATCAATAAAAAATCTACACGCCTCAATAGGTGATAAAGAAATTCTTAAAGGAATCGATTTAGAAGTAAAAGCAGGAGAAATCCATGCAATAATGGGACCAAATGGAGCCGGAAAAAGTACACTTTCGGCAATTATTGCAGGAAACGAAAATTATGAAGTAACCGAAGGTGAAATCCTATTAGAAAACGAAGACATTTCAGAATTAGCTCCTGAAGAAAGAGCACATAAAGGAGTGTTTCTTTCATTCCAATACCCGGTTGAAATTCCAGGTGTTTCAGTAACAAACTTCATGAAAACGGCTATCAACGAAACACGTAAAGCTAACGGTCAGGAAGAAATGCCAGCAAACGAAATGCTGAAAGTAATTCGTGAAAAATCAGAATTATTAGAAATCGACCGTAAATTTTTATCTCGTTCTCTTAACGAAGGCTTCTCTGGTGGAGAGAAAAAACGTAACGAGATTTTCCAAATGGCGATGTTAGAACCTAAATTAGCTATCCTTGATGAAACCGATTCTGGTTTAGATATCGATGCTTTAAGAATTGTTGCCAATGGAGTAAACAAATTGAAGAGCGACAAAAACGCTATCATCGTAATTACACACTACCAAAGATTATTAGACTATATCGTTCCTGACTTTGTTCACGTATTATACAATGGAAAAATTGTAAAATCTGGCGGAGCTGATTTGGCACATGAGCTAGAAGAAAAAGGATACGACTGGATTAAAGCAGAAAATTAA